The Dasypus novemcinctus isolate mDasNov1 chromosome 2, mDasNov1.1.hap2, whole genome shotgun sequence genome includes a region encoding these proteins:
- the RAB24 gene encoding ras-related protein Rab-24, which produces MSGQRVDVKVVMLGKEYVGKTSLVERYVHDRFLVGPYQNTIGAAFVAKVMSVGDRTVTLGIWDTAGSERYEAMSRIYYRGAKAAIVCYDLTDSSSFERAKFWVKELRSLEEGCQIYLCGTKSDLLEEDRRRRRVDFHDVQDYAEDIKAQLFETSSKTGQSVDELFQKVAEDYVSVAAFQVMTEDKGVDLGQKANPFFYSCCHH; this is translated from the exons ATGAGCGGGCAGCGCGTGGACGTCAAGGTGGTGATGCTGGGCAAGGAGTACGTGGGCAAGACGAGCCTTGTAGAGCGATACGTGCACGACCGCTTCCTGGTGGGGCCCTATCAGAAC ACCATCGGGGCCGCCTTCGTGGCCAAGGTGATGTCCGTCGGAGACCGGACAGTGACTTTGGGTATTTGG GACACAGCAGGCTCTGAGCGCTATGAGGCGATGAGCCGAATCTACTATCGGGGTGCCAAGGCTGCCATCGTGTGCTACG ACCTCACAGATAGCAGCAGCTTTGAGAGAGCAAAGTTCTGGGTGAAGGAACTACGCAGCCTGGAGGAG GGCTGTCAGATCTACCTGTGTGGCACCAAAAGCGACCTACTGGAGGAGGATAGGCGGCGGCGACGTGTGGATTTCCACGACGTCCAGGACTATGCAGAGG ATATCAAAGCTCAGCTCTTTGAAACATCTAGCAAGACAGGTCAGAGTGTGG ACGAGCTCTTCCAGAAAGTGGCAGAGGATTACGTCAGTGTGGCTGCCTTCCAAGTGATGACAG AGGACAAGGGTGTGGACCTGGGCCAGAAGGCAAACCCCTTCTTCTACAGCTGTTGTCACCACTGA